The Ranitomeya imitator isolate aRanImi1 chromosome 6, aRanImi1.pri, whole genome shotgun sequence genome window below encodes:
- the LOC138642285 gene encoding uncharacterized protein, with product MRDVHDFKTNSVYKWHKPRSSIRSSSISSQSSAEGGTDVLDVQRFSSTGRNKPVKDLHLFARKLVLHKLHQKKNSDNILWTTEERETIAILNELCEESQPVASRSKFTLPKPKRFPPLNLFPEIETFVKVVTEDLRKIPVESQHDNLTRGQRQALTELRSLKQVLIKPADKGGNVVLWPTEMYEKEAFRQLRDEDTYRRLSFNPTSVFQAELYDILDEAFTDGLITKDLRDGLIPDAPRTPCLYLLPKIHKNPMCPSGRPIVSGNGGLTENIAVTALTSLMCVSIRVMMTYYRVTYIGRRHRSTVCYTPHLPTQDILRTVSPMDNFLEQNVSVLRRQLTKNKQKISLIGSWIEDTHRGWSDDARGEPPGLIGRVSCGPKGNLKHPTRLSSLCVVSSLRSQETFTDTSSCL from the exons ATGCGAGATGTGCATGACTTTAAGACCAACTCAGTGTATAAGTGGCACAAACCTCGATCCTCAATTAGATCTTCATCCATTTCATCTCAGTCCTCGGCCGAGGGTGGTACTGATGTCCTGGATGTACAACGTTTTTCATCTACTGGTAGGAACAAAC CCGTGAAAGATCTTCATTTATTCGCTAGGAAACTTGTACTTCACAAGTTACATCAAAAGAAGAATTCGGATAACATATTATGGACAACTGAGGAGCGGGAAACCATTGCAATCCTTAATGAATTATGTGAGGAATCTCAACCTGTGGCCTCAAGAAGTAAGTTCACACTACCTAAGCCAAAACGCTTTCCCCCTTTGAATCTTTTCCCTGAGATTGAGACATTTGTTAAAGTGGTAACTGAAGATCTCAGGAAAATTCCAGTGGAGTCACAACATGACAACCTGACTCGGGGGCAACGACAGGCACTAACTGAATTACGCTCCTTGAAACAAGTATTAATCAAGCCTGCCGACAAAGGCGGGAATGTTGTTTTGTGGCCCACTGAGATGTATGAAAAAGAGGCATTCCGACAATTACGTGATGAGGATACATACAGAAGATTGAGTTTCAATCCTACCTCTGTCTTTCAGGCCGAATTGTATGATATATTGGATGAAGCATTTACCGATGGCTTAATTACAAAGGATTTGAGGGATGGCTTGATCCCTGATGCACCACGCACACCCTGCCTGTACTTGCTGCCAAAAATCCACAAGAACCCGATGTGCCCAAGTGGTCGACCTATTGTTTCCGGAAATGGGGGACTTACTGAGAATATTG CCGTGACAGCGTTGACTTCCTTGATGTGCGTATCCATAAGGGTGATGATGACCTACTACAGAGTGACCTACATCGGAAGGAGACATCGGTCAACAGTCTGCTACACTCCTCATCTGCCCACCCAAGACATCTTAAGAACAGTATCCCCTATGGACAATTTCTTAGAGCAAAACGTATCTGTTCTCAGGAGACAGCTTACCAAAAACAAGCAGAAGATATCTCTAATCGGTTCCTGGATCGAGGATACTCATCGAGGGTGGTCAGACGATGCAAGAGGAGAGCCTCCCGGATTGATAGGACGAGTCTCTTGCGGCCCAAAAGGGAATCTCAAACATCCAACCAG ATTGTCTTCATTATGTGTTGTTTCATCCCTTCGATCTCAGGAGACGTTTACTGACACTTCTTCTTGTTTATGA